In one window of uncultured Acetobacteroides sp. DNA:
- the fabG gene encoding 3-oxoacyl-ACP reductase FabG → MRYALVTGGSRGIGRAICVKLAQMGYQVIVNYKSNREEAEKTLELIVEQGSKGEMLQFDVANAQEAAAALEGWHSANAGAHISVLVNNAGIRKDNLLMWMQPEEWSAVLNISLNGFYNVTQPLLKDMLVKKFGRIINVVSLSGIKGLPGQTNYSAAKGGVIAATKALAQEVAKKGVTVNAVAPGFIKTEMTADLDEAELKRLIPTGRFGEAKEVAELVGFLASENSAYITGEVISINGGLYT, encoded by the coding sequence ATGAGATATGCATTGGTAACTGGCGGTAGTCGTGGAATCGGAAGAGCAATTTGCGTAAAGCTTGCTCAGATGGGCTATCAGGTTATTGTAAACTATAAATCGAATAGGGAAGAAGCAGAGAAGACCCTTGAGCTTATAGTGGAGCAAGGTAGTAAGGGCGAGATGCTGCAGTTTGATGTGGCAAATGCTCAGGAAGCTGCTGCTGCTCTCGAAGGATGGCATTCGGCAAATGCAGGAGCGCATATTTCGGTGCTGGTTAACAACGCAGGAATACGTAAGGATAACCTTTTGATGTGGATGCAACCCGAGGAGTGGAGTGCAGTGCTCAATATTAGCCTTAACGGATTCTATAATGTAACTCAGCCTTTGCTGAAGGATATGCTGGTAAAGAAGTTTGGACGTATTATCAACGTCGTTTCTCTATCGGGCATCAAAGGATTACCTGGGCAAACCAACTATTCGGCAGCCAAGGGTGGTGTTATTGCTGCTACAAAGGCGTTAGCTCAAGAAGTTGCCAAAAAGGGTGTTACCGTAAATGCTGTAGCTCCCGGTTTTATCAAAACCGAAATGACTGCTGATCTTGATGAGGCGGAACTGAAGCGTCTTATTCCAACTGGACGTTTTGGCGAGGCTAAGGAGGTTGCCGAACTCGTGGGCTTTCTGGCTTCCGAAAATTCGGCCTACATCACCGGTGAGGTGATTTCGATAAATGGAGGATTATACACGTAG
- a CDS encoding beta-ketoacyl-[acyl-carrier-protein] synthase family protein, with translation MNRVVITGMGIYSCIGKNLEEVKDSLYKGKSGIGFDSARKEMGFRSGLTGVLELPDLKGKLDRRSRICLPEQGYYAYVATLEALQNAGVDHDFLLENEVGILYGNDSSAKAVIEGVDIMRAKNNTTLIGSGNIFQAMNSTVTMNLSTIFNLRGINFTIAGACASGSHSIGMAYLLIKSGLQDYVICGGAQEVNSYSVGSFDGLSAFSIREDDPTAASRPFDKSRDGLIPSGGAATLFVESLDSALRRGATILGEIVGYGFSSNGEHISVPNVDGPRRSLQMAIKDAGVDCKDIAYVNAHATSTPIGDFNEAKAISEVFGEHKPYVASTKSMTGHEMWMAGASEIIYSTLMMQNGFIAPNINLAEKDEASEALNIPTQTVDVEFDTFLSNSFGFGGTNSTLIVKKYNK, from the coding sequence ATGAACAGAGTGGTTATTACCGGTATGGGGATTTATTCCTGCATCGGCAAAAATCTTGAAGAGGTAAAGGACTCATTATATAAGGGAAAATCTGGAATAGGATTCGATTCTGCCCGTAAGGAGATGGGCTTTCGTTCGGGTTTAACAGGGGTTTTAGAGTTGCCTGATCTAAAGGGGAAGCTTGATCGTAGAAGCCGCATTTGTCTTCCCGAGCAGGGCTACTATGCTTACGTAGCTACGCTCGAAGCTTTGCAGAACGCGGGTGTTGATCACGATTTTCTATTAGAAAATGAAGTAGGAATACTTTACGGTAATGATAGCTCGGCTAAAGCGGTAATTGAAGGAGTCGATATCATGCGTGCCAAGAACAATACCACGCTTATTGGTTCGGGTAACATCTTTCAGGCGATGAACTCTACCGTTACCATGAATCTATCGACGATCTTTAATCTTCGAGGCATCAACTTTACCATTGCTGGTGCTTGTGCCAGCGGTTCTCACTCTATTGGCATGGCCTACCTTCTAATCAAGAGCGGCCTTCAAGATTACGTTATTTGTGGAGGAGCGCAGGAGGTTAACAGCTACTCTGTTGGTAGTTTCGACGGGTTAAGTGCCTTTTCGATTCGCGAGGATGATCCGACTGCTGCATCGCGCCCATTCGATAAGAGTAGAGATGGCTTGATACCTAGCGGTGGTGCAGCCACCCTTTTCGTGGAAAGCTTAGATTCGGCTCTTCGTAGAGGTGCAACCATTTTGGGAGAAATTGTTGGTTACGGTTTTTCCTCCAATGGCGAGCACATATCGGTTCCTAACGTTGATGGGCCACGTCGTTCGTTACAGATGGCGATAAAGGATGCTGGAGTCGACTGCAAGGATATTGCCTACGTCAATGCTCATGCAACATCAACCCCAATAGGCGATTTCAACGAAGCAAAGGCTATTAGCGAAGTTTTTGGCGAACATAAGCCTTACGTAGCCTCTACCAAATCGATGACCGGACACGAGATGTGGATGGCCGGGGCCAGCGAAATCATCTACTCGACCCTGATGATGCAGAACGGGTTTATTGCGCCGAACATCAACCTTGCCGAAAAGGACGAGGCGTCGGAGGCGCTTAACATCCCAACCCAAACGGTGGATGTAGAGTTTGACACGTTCCTTTCGAACTCGTTCGGATTTGGAGGAACCAACTCGACGCTAATTGTGAAGAAGTATAATAAATAA
- a CDS encoding phosphopantetheine-binding protein gives MTNEEIKEKLTAVLADEFEVDASIITPDAPLMETLDLDSLDLVDVVVLIEQNFGVTLKGPDFVGIKTFEDFYNLISAKVNGAN, from the coding sequence ATGACAAACGAAGAAATTAAGGAAAAGTTGACCGCTGTGTTGGCCGATGAATTTGAAGTTGATGCTTCTATTATTACTCCAGATGCTCCTTTGATGGAAACGCTTGATCTCGACAGCTTAGACCTAGTGGATGTGGTAGTGCTGATTGAGCAAAACTTTGGCGTAACGCTAAAGGGACCTGATTTTGTGGGCATCAAAACGTTTGAAGATTTTTACAACCTGATCTCGGCAAAGGTTAATGGGGCAAACTAA
- a CDS encoding acyltransferase has protein sequence MGQTNGKTWNGKSRGGSFGHLFFILVIKYLGIRAAYFYLFFVVPYFVPFAPKATKAIWRYNRFILKYGKLKAGWMVLVSYYRFGQTIIDKVAILNGMANRYKFDFDNYEEFLSVLNSGEGVTIIGAHVGSWEVGAPFFDHYGRKINIVMYDAEYQKIKATIEKHGGEKNYKVIPLTEDSLESIIRIKMAVNAKEYVCFQGDRYMSDKNVIATSFMGADAKFPSGPFLVASRLRVPVVFYFAMREKNWRYRFYFKVATPVTRTAARKPETQLFDQYKAELESIVSRYPQQWYNFYQFWN, from the coding sequence ATGGGGCAAACTAACGGAAAGACATGGAATGGCAAGTCAAGAGGAGGCTCGTTTGGGCACCTCTTTTTTATTCTTGTGATAAAGTATCTGGGAATACGGGCTGCCTATTTTTATCTCTTTTTTGTGGTTCCTTACTTTGTGCCCTTTGCGCCCAAGGCCACTAAGGCTATATGGCGCTACAACCGCTTCATCCTTAAGTACGGTAAACTGAAGGCAGGGTGGATGGTTCTCGTTAGCTACTACCGCTTTGGACAAACAATCATCGACAAGGTGGCCATCCTGAATGGCATGGCCAATCGGTATAAGTTTGACTTTGATAACTACGAGGAGTTTCTTAGTGTGCTAAATTCTGGCGAAGGCGTAACCATAATTGGTGCACACGTAGGTAGCTGGGAGGTGGGTGCGCCATTCTTCGACCACTATGGCCGTAAGATAAACATCGTGATGTACGATGCCGAGTACCAAAAAATAAAGGCTACTATAGAGAAGCATGGAGGCGAGAAAAACTACAAGGTGATTCCGCTAACCGAGGATTCGCTGGAAAGCATTATACGCATTAAGATGGCCGTTAACGCTAAGGAGTATGTGTGCTTTCAGGGCGATAGGTATATGTCGGACAAGAACGTGATTGCCACAAGTTTTATGGGCGCTGATGCCAAGTTTCCGTCAGGACCGTTTCTAGTTGCTTCGCGGTTGAGAGTTCCTGTTGTTTTCTACTTTGCCATGCGCGAGAAGAACTGGAGGTATCGCTTCTACTTTAAGGTGGCTACTCCGGTAACGCGTACGGCTGCACGAAAGCCGGAGACGCAGCTATTTGACCAGTATAAGGCGGAACTGGAGTCCATTGTGTCGAGGTATCCTCAGCAGTGGTATAACTTTTACCAATTTTGGAATTAA
- a CDS encoding lipid biosynthesis B12-binding/radical SAM protein, translating into MEKTILLVSANRHRVPYPVYPIGVSYLRGYLESNLADFQVEVFDCNLHSDEELAHELKRINPSYVGVSLRNIDGANSLDRSSFIGNYKEIVSCIRANSAATIFIGGAGFSIYPQALIDELKPDYGIIGEGEESLCLLIQTLEKGEDPSEIEGIAGYVDGTFRCNPHTKYLKSLDVNFEHDLIDFYWQSSGMLNIQTKRGCPYSCIYCSYPLIDGRKVRTLDTDLIIDNIKRVKEEKGIDYLFFTDSVFNINNSYNIELAEKIIKSGLKIRWGAYFAPNNLNDEMLALFRASGLTHIEFGTESFSDKQLANYGKHFTFKDVLESSELCLKHNIFYAHFLILGGYGETPETLKETIENSKKIQYSVFFPYMGMRIYPGTKLQSIAIAKGVISPNDDLLAPTYYLEEGFEVEEVKRMALETGKTWVFPDDPQSDMMDVLRYKRNKKGLLWEYLRKP; encoded by the coding sequence ATGGAGAAAACTATACTGCTTGTTTCTGCCAACCGCCACCGGGTACCCTATCCGGTGTACCCTATTGGGGTTTCTTATCTGCGAGGTTACTTGGAGTCGAATCTTGCGGATTTTCAAGTGGAGGTATTTGATTGTAACCTTCATTCCGACGAAGAACTTGCCCATGAACTTAAAAGGATAAATCCATCGTATGTTGGAGTCTCGTTACGTAATATTGATGGGGCAAACTCGTTGGACCGATCAAGTTTTATAGGAAACTACAAGGAGATAGTTTCTTGTATCAGGGCAAACTCAGCAGCAACAATATTTATTGGTGGGGCAGGATTCTCCATCTATCCTCAAGCGCTTATCGACGAGCTTAAGCCTGATTACGGCATTATTGGAGAGGGAGAGGAGTCGCTATGCCTGCTTATTCAAACTCTTGAGAAGGGAGAAGACCCTTCGGAGATAGAGGGCATTGCCGGCTACGTGGATGGAACCTTTAGGTGTAATCCTCATACAAAATACTTAAAGTCGCTCGATGTTAATTTTGAGCACGATCTTATCGATTTCTACTGGCAGAGCAGCGGAATGCTCAACATTCAAACTAAGCGCGGGTGTCCCTACAGCTGCATCTACTGCTCCTATCCGCTGATTGATGGACGAAAAGTCCGCACGCTCGATACCGATCTGATTATAGATAATATCAAGCGGGTAAAAGAGGAGAAGGGGATCGACTACCTTTTCTTTACAGATTCGGTATTCAACATCAACAACAGCTACAATATCGAGCTGGCCGAGAAGATTATCAAAAGCGGTTTAAAAATACGATGGGGAGCATACTTCGCTCCAAATAACCTTAACGATGAGATGCTGGCGCTGTTTAGGGCATCTGGGCTAACGCACATCGAGTTTGGAACAGAATCGTTTTCGGACAAGCAGCTGGCTAACTACGGGAAACACTTTACTTTTAAGGATGTGTTGGAATCATCGGAACTGTGCCTAAAGCATAACATCTTCTATGCGCACTTTCTGATACTTGGCGGCTACGGCGAAACGCCGGAAACCTTAAAGGAAACGATAGAGAACTCCAAAAAGATACAATACAGCGTCTTTTTCCCCTATATGGGTATGAGAATATATCCTGGAACTAAGCTTCAGTCAATTGCTATAGCGAAAGGAGTTATTTCTCCAAACGATGATCTGCTTGCTCCAACCTACTACCTCGAAGAAGGCTTCGAGGTGGAAGAGGTAAAACGAATGGCTTTGGAAACAGGAAAGACTTGGGTTTTCCCGGACGATCCGCAAAGCGACATGATGGACGTGCTGCGCTACAAGCGTAATAAAAAAGGATTGCTATGGGAGTATTTGAGAAAGCCATAA
- a CDS encoding hydroxymyristoyl-ACP dehydratase: MGVFEKAIIEGDEVLTYIPQRPPIVMVDKFFGVQENMSASGLLVKEDNIFCEDGVLQECGVIEHIAQSAAMRIGYIHISNGTEVPIGFIGSINRLTIDRLPCVGDDLYTEVEVEMEVFDITLLSAKVMLCDRVIAECQMKVATPGSTK; the protein is encoded by the coding sequence ATGGGAGTATTTGAGAAAGCCATAATTGAAGGCGACGAGGTGCTGACGTACATTCCTCAGCGCCCCCCAATTGTGATGGTCGATAAGTTTTTTGGAGTTCAGGAGAACATGTCGGCTAGCGGACTTCTGGTGAAGGAGGATAACATCTTCTGTGAGGATGGCGTGCTTCAGGAGTGCGGTGTAATTGAGCATATCGCTCAGTCGGCAGCCATGCGCATCGGTTACATCCATATCAGCAATGGAACGGAGGTTCCCATTGGCTTCATAGGATCTATAAACAGGCTAACGATAGATCGCTTACCCTGCGTGGGCGATGACCTTTACACAGAAGTAGAGGTGGAAATGGAGGTCTTCGACATCACCCTGCTATCGGCAAAGGTAATGCTCTGTGATAGGGTTATTGCTGAATGCCAAATGAAGGTTGCAACACCAGGTTCAACAAAATAA
- a CDS encoding thioesterase family protein, whose product MVKKVKRQAASLINRTPIRVRFSEVDSMQIVWHGEYVRYFEDGREAFGREYGGLGYMEMYNSGYVVPLVKINMEFKYPLVCGDTAIVETRYINCEAAKIIFEYTIYRESDMQVVATGESTQVFLNRDNVLELINPEFYIQWKKKWGVE is encoded by the coding sequence ATGGTAAAGAAAGTAAAACGCCAAGCGGCAAGCCTGATAAACCGTACTCCAATTAGGGTGCGATTTAGCGAGGTCGACTCGATGCAGATCGTGTGGCATGGAGAATATGTACGCTACTTCGAGGATGGTCGCGAAGCATTCGGTCGTGAGTACGGCGGATTGGGCTACATGGAGATGTACAACAGTGGCTATGTGGTTCCGCTGGTAAAGATAAATATGGAGTTTAAGTATCCGTTGGTATGCGGCGATACCGCAATTGTGGAAACGCGCTACATCAACTGCGAAGCGGCAAAGATTATCTTTGAGTACACCATTTACAGGGAGTCGGACATGCAGGTTGTTGCCACAGGCGAGAGCACGCAGGTGTTCTTGAATAGGGATAACGTGCTGGAGCTCATTAACCCCGAGTTTTACATTCAGTGGAAGAAGAAATGGGGAGTGGAGTAA
- a CDS encoding beta-ketoacyl synthase N-terminal-like domain-containing protein encodes MGSGVSNIAYLGATNVISSVGFTTEECFNALEHYVSGIVPVDDPILYEHPFLAAQVNWQRLNAMAQAAGLDCYSSTERMMILSIKDVLKQSGVSLASKDAVVIFSSTKGNVDLLSQSVEVLDEGAYLWKMAQCVSNYFNAFNKPEVISNACISGVSATVIASRLVREGVYKNIIVVGADILTRFVVSGFSAFKSVSSRPCTPYDVNRDGLTLGEGCATILITSDKSLSCGIAVEGGAITNDANHISGPSRTGDGLCYAIQQAMEENDLTTEDISFINTHGTATPYNDEMESKAIALAGLSSVSVNSLKPYFGHTLGASGVIETVMCVEMLKHRLIIGTKGFAELGVSQPIIVSGEHQPISNMMRCIKTASGFGGCNGALILALEEHVKAIPTKEKKDTAQRIGSCQIADGKVVVDDNIVFEGSGDFAEFIRGGFKYLEAPNMKFYKMDNLCKLGYLAAEYLLKDKKYSPLELGIVLANRSSSLDTDINHQRILNEHSEAGASPAVFVYTLPNVVLGEICIRHKIQGENTFFINENKSDSFLESYARMVLERSHYRAVIYGWCELLGKDYQAELVIIEKK; translated from the coding sequence ATGGGGAGTGGAGTAAGTAACATAGCCTACTTAGGTGCAACCAACGTTATTAGCTCGGTGGGCTTTACCACCGAAGAGTGCTTTAACGCCCTTGAGCACTACGTGTCGGGTATTGTACCTGTTGATGATCCGATCCTTTACGAGCATCCGTTCCTTGCAGCGCAGGTCAATTGGCAGCGCCTAAACGCGATGGCTCAAGCCGCAGGTTTGGATTGCTACTCTAGCACCGAAAGAATGATGATTCTTTCAATTAAAGATGTTTTGAAGCAATCGGGTGTTAGTTTGGCAAGCAAAGATGCTGTAGTGATCTTCTCCTCAACCAAGGGTAATGTCGATCTGCTTAGCCAAAGCGTAGAGGTGCTCGACGAAGGTGCCTACCTTTGGAAGATGGCTCAATGTGTCTCCAACTACTTTAATGCTTTCAATAAGCCGGAGGTAATCTCCAATGCCTGTATATCTGGCGTATCGGCAACCGTTATAGCCTCGCGTCTGGTCCGTGAAGGTGTATATAAAAATATTATAGTTGTAGGTGCTGATATCCTTACCCGCTTTGTAGTAAGCGGATTTTCTGCATTCAAGTCGGTTAGCAGCCGTCCATGTACGCCGTACGATGTCAACCGTGATGGTCTGACGCTGGGTGAAGGTTGTGCGACGATCCTTATTACTTCGGATAAGAGCCTTTCCTGTGGCATTGCTGTCGAAGGTGGTGCCATTACCAACGATGCCAACCATATTTCTGGTCCTTCGCGCACGGGTGATGGTCTGTGCTACGCCATACAGCAGGCAATGGAGGAGAATGATCTGACTACTGAAGATATTAGCTTCATTAACACACATGGAACGGCAACACCTTATAATGACGAGATGGAGTCGAAGGCAATAGCCTTGGCTGGACTATCATCTGTATCAGTGAATAGCCTAAAGCCTTACTTTGGTCATACCCTCGGTGCTTCGGGTGTTATTGAAACGGTGATGTGCGTGGAGATGCTGAAGCACAGGCTGATTATTGGAACTAAGGGATTTGCTGAACTGGGCGTTTCTCAACCTATTATAGTCTCCGGCGAGCATCAGCCTATAAGTAACATGATGCGATGCATAAAAACAGCTTCTGGCTTTGGGGGATGTAATGGTGCCTTGATACTTGCCCTCGAAGAGCATGTAAAAGCAATTCCGACTAAGGAGAAAAAAGATACAGCACAACGTATTGGTAGCTGCCAAATTGCCGATGGTAAGGTGGTAGTAGATGATAATATAGTATTTGAAGGCAGCGGAGACTTTGCGGAGTTTATTCGTGGCGGGTTTAAGTATCTTGAGGCTCCAAATATGAAGTTCTACAAGATGGATAACCTGTGTAAACTGGGCTATCTAGCCGCGGAGTACCTACTCAAGGATAAAAAGTACTCGCCTCTTGAGTTGGGTATTGTACTTGCCAACCGCAGCTCATCGCTCGATACCGATATTAATCACCAGCGCATACTTAACGAGCATTCGGAGGCTGGAGCAAGTCCTGCCGTGTTCGTTTACACCTTGCCCAACGTTGTTCTGGGCGAGATATGCATTCGCCATAAGATACAAGGCGAAAATACGTTCTTTATCAACGAGAATAAATCTGATAGTTTCCTCGAAAGCTACGCACGTATGGTACTCGAAAGGAGCCATTATAGGGCTGTCATCTACGGCTGGTGCGAGCTGTTGGGAAAAGACTATCAGGCAGAGCTAGTAATAATTGAAAAAAAATAG
- a CDS encoding phosphopantetheine-binding protein, whose product MEKLINDLKVQLIEALNLEEITPEEIDAEAPLFGDGLGLDSIDALEIILILEKQYGLRIENPAEAKPIFYSVRTLAEYIEKNMK is encoded by the coding sequence ATGGAGAAGCTTATAAACGATCTAAAAGTTCAGCTTATTGAAGCGCTTAACCTAGAAGAGATAACTCCCGAAGAAATTGATGCCGAAGCACCTCTTTTTGGAGATGGGCTTGGTCTTGATTCGATTGATGCCCTAGAAATCATCCTTATTCTTGAGAAGCAGTATGGATTACGCATCGAGAATCCTGCCGAAGCAAAACCAATATTCTATTCGGTGCGTACCTTGGCGGAGTACATCGAAAAAAACATGAAGTAA
- a CDS encoding beta-ketoacyl-[acyl-carrier-protein] synthase family protein, with product MQICVSGIGVVSSIGIGVDANVASLASQKDGMGSITLFDSTLNLPVSEVKASNRELMQMLSLPERNTYSRTTLLGMLAANEALKDAEIDLDKLRVGLVSATSVGGMDLTYGFYEEFRKDNSKGSLRNVASHDCYDSTSKIAEYCGIKGFSTTISTACSSAANAVMLGARLIKHGYLDCVVVGGTDALCKFTLNGFKSLMILDSQKCRPFDNSRTGLNLGEGAGYIVLQRTDTVVRKPYCLLGGFANANDAYHQTASSAEGNGAYLAMSQALSMSRLKSSDIGYINVHGTGTPNNDASEGAALRRLFGDNVPAFSSTKSYTGHTLAAAGGIEAVFSVLSIDRGMVFPNLNFTIPIEGLGLIPEVSFSEGNDISAVMSNSFGFGGNNSSLIFTKKDGSIHQ from the coding sequence ATGCAGATTTGTGTTAGCGGCATAGGAGTTGTTTCCTCAATTGGCATTGGGGTAGATGCTAATGTGGCATCGCTTGCATCGCAAAAGGATGGCATGGGCAGCATAACCTTATTTGATTCTACCCTTAATCTTCCTGTTTCGGAGGTTAAGGCATCTAATAGGGAACTGATGCAGATGCTATCGCTACCCGAGCGTAATACCTATTCGAGAACGACTCTGTTAGGTATGCTCGCTGCCAATGAAGCATTAAAGGATGCTGAAATCGATTTGGATAAGCTTAGAGTTGGGCTTGTGTCTGCCACCTCGGTAGGCGGAATGGACTTAACCTACGGCTTTTACGAGGAGTTCAGAAAGGATAATTCAAAAGGAAGTTTAAGAAACGTCGCGTCGCACGATTGTTATGATAGCACGAGTAAAATAGCGGAGTACTGTGGCATAAAGGGCTTCTCAACGACTATCAGCACTGCTTGTTCGTCGGCTGCAAATGCCGTAATGCTGGGGGCCCGACTAATAAAGCATGGCTACCTAGACTGCGTTGTTGTTGGTGGCACCGATGCGCTGTGCAAGTTTACCCTCAACGGCTTTAAATCGTTGATGATTCTCGATAGTCAAAAGTGTCGTCCGTTCGATAATTCGCGTACAGGACTTAATCTTGGAGAAGGCGCAGGATATATTGTGCTTCAGCGTACCGACACCGTTGTCCGTAAGCCATACTGCTTGCTAGGCGGATTTGCTAACGCCAACGATGCTTACCATCAAACGGCATCTTCTGCAGAGGGGAATGGCGCATACCTTGCCATGAGCCAGGCGTTAAGCATGAGCAGACTAAAGTCCAGCGATATTGGCTACATAAATGTTCATGGAACGGGAACTCCCAATAATGATGCTTCGGAAGGTGCAGCCTTACGACGTCTGTTTGGTGACAATGTTCCTGCGTTTAGCTCAACAAAGTCGTATACCGGACACACGCTTGCTGCTGCCGGAGGTATTGAGGCTGTATTTTCGGTGCTTTCAATTGATAGAGGGATGGTTTTCCCAAATCTGAACTTTACAATTCCAATCGAAGGGTTAGGGCTTATTCCTGAGGTATCCTTTAGTGAAGGAAACGATATAAGCGCCGTTATGTCCAACTCGTTTGGCTTTGGAGGAAATAATTCATCACTAATATTTACGAAGAAAGATGGCTCTATACATCAATAG
- a CDS encoding beta-ketoacyl synthase chain length factor — protein MRRRMSYVVKMGVGTAMDCIRKVSVDRIDAIITATGLGCLADSEKFLKSIQDSNEQLLNPTPFIQSTFNTIGGQVALLSKSHCYNMTYAHRFSSFESALLDALMMAEDGEAENILVGTADEKTPTQLKIMERLGAFRNGNTPDEGSFFFMLSSTPAAECLGVLEGLYLGGQNLDGEFDITINADKCYHTASAAAMFRGVEEIRSGAKRVLVVNDDYKVALKCM, from the coding sequence ATGCGTCGCCGAATGAGCTACGTTGTAAAGATGGGAGTAGGCACGGCGATGGATTGCATTCGTAAAGTTTCTGTTGATCGTATTGATGCCATTATTACAGCTACTGGATTGGGCTGCCTCGCCGATAGCGAGAAATTCTTGAAGTCGATACAGGATAGCAACGAGCAGCTGCTTAATCCTACGCCTTTCATTCAGTCTACCTTTAATACGATTGGGGGGCAGGTTGCCCTTTTATCGAAAAGCCATTGCTACAACATGACCTATGCCCATCGCTTCTCCAGCTTCGAGAGTGCTCTGTTGGATGCGTTGATGATGGCTGAAGATGGAGAGGCTGAGAATATTCTTGTTGGTACTGCCGATGAGAAAACTCCTACCCAACTGAAGATCATGGAGCGATTAGGTGCTTTCCGTAATGGAAATACGCCAGACGAAGGTTCGTTCTTCTTTATGCTAAGCAGCACCCCTGCAGCCGAATGCCTTGGTGTTCTTGAAGGACTGTACTTAGGTGGACAAAATCTTGATGGAGAGTTCGACATCACAATAAATGCTGATAAATGCTACCATACAGCCTCGGCTGCTGCCATGTTTAGGGGAGTAGAGGAGATTAGATCTGGTGCTAAGCGAGTTTTGGTGGTTAACGACGACTATAAAGTAGCCTTGAAATGTATGTAG
- a CDS encoding polysaccharide deacetylase family protein, whose protein sequence is MYVAILVVGFLLLAVYASVSISAGVYVKAFCRAKSSSKVVALTFDDGPDPVWTPKVIEVLRKYDVKATFFCIGEKVDRNSQLVKQLIAEGHLIGNHTYYHTSFFPLLSREKMVAELQKCDEAIKNAIGEQVTLFRPPFGVTNPTIAASVRKLGYKVVGWSIRSFDTVKSEREVVLSRILKKAHAGGVILMHDNLENSDWLVEQVIVSLHSQGYEIKRLDELFEI, encoded by the coding sequence ATGTATGTAGCAATTCTAGTTGTTGGCTTTTTGCTTTTAGCGGTGTATGCCTCGGTAAGTATCTCTGCCGGAGTGTACGTTAAGGCTTTTTGTAGAGCAAAAAGTAGCAGCAAGGTTGTAGCGCTCACCTTTGACGATGGTCCTGATCCAGTTTGGACGCCTAAGGTGATAGAGGTCCTTAGAAAGTATGATGTTAAGGCTACATTCTTTTGTATAGGTGAAAAGGTAGATAGGAATTCACAGTTGGTTAAGCAGTTGATAGCCGAAGGACATCTTATTGGCAATCATACATATTACCATACTTCGTTTTTCCCACTTTTGAGTAGGGAGAAGATGGTTGCTGAGCTGCAAAAGTGTGATGAAGCCATAAAGAATGCAATAGGAGAGCAGGTAACTCTGTTTCGTCCTCCATTTGGGGTAACGAACCCTACTATTGCCGCTTCTGTGAGGAAGTTGGGTTATAAGGTTGTTGGCTGGAGCATTAGATCGTTTGATACGGTTAAGTCGGAACGGGAGGTGGTGCTCAGTAGAATTCTTAAAAAAGCGCATGCAGGAGGTGTTATCCTAATGCACGATAACCTAGAAAACAGCGATTGGCTGGTGGAGCAGGTTATTGTCAGTCTGCATAGCCAGGGATATGAGATAAAAAGATTAGACGAACTTTTTGAAATATAG